The following coding sequences lie in one Zingiber officinale cultivar Zhangliang chromosome 2B, Zo_v1.1, whole genome shotgun sequence genomic window:
- the LOC122046107 gene encoding uncharacterized protein LOC122046107 — protein sequence MAGVGSSSLPPVFIGNCKVAIEGSGISCESSETGLVISVSNNAKINITVDESKVYSRRKSFSYQKPDIKYQIDAEMGFPTKEHSFLLLNPKDVDSQNKTFLQEVLKLYTEELPSMNYAANTGKKSHFLEKCILSGKYQTLILRAENAIGPGEVVAAASYQIIPSDTQYAEIPLAAVSSKNQNMGIGRALFKELKERLQNVGILQLFCWADKTSEGFWLKQGFIPVGEVDGKGKAGRLPVKANIRKALSFPGGSMLMVAQLKKVTTSKISLPHSIGCKSGEIELTDADDKDDTSEQRLKRPLWEASLSSLKLKRIRGAHLISCPVKSNQDFPCGNCFAGSSGCNDMAVVLPDHSSSASYLVTDDAGKLSSDTCEKMVVKQSCPRVIFMDIANDAKKNLLTKIVEELGGSVTCDGSDSTHIITGKARRTLNFSIALCSGAWIVSPNWLKSSFKEGRFAEESQFILEDEDYLLKYKTKLRDAVERARRNPHSLLRGYDVCLAKHIQPSAATLSAIIQSAGGHVIKSLSSILEPSKTIFLACEEDMSEAMAAAKKSIWTFNSEWFMNCVMKQELDLEAPQFAESL from the exons ATGGCGGGAGTAGGGAGCTCTTCGCTTCCCCCAGTTTTCATCG GAAATTGTAAAGTTGCGATCGAAGGAAGCGGCATCTCTTGTGAGTCGAGCGAGACAGGCCTTGTCATCTCCGTGTCTAATAATGCAAAAATCAACATTACAG TTGATGAATCAAAGGTATACTCGAGAAGGAAATCCTTCAGTTATCAAAAACCAGatatcaaatatcaaattgaTG CTGAGATGGGATTCCCTACAAAAGAGCATTCTTTCTTGCTGTTGAATCCTAAAGATGTGGATAGCCAAAATAAAACTTTTCTCCAG GAAGTTCTAAAGCTTTACACAGAAGAACTTCCTTCCATGAATTATGCTGCAAACACTGGGAAAAAATCTCACTTTCTTGAGAAATGTATATTGAGTGG AAAATATCAAACCTTGATTCTAAGAGCAGAGAATGCCATTGGGCCTGGAGAG GTTGTAGCTGCAGCTTCGTATCAAATAATTCCCAGTGACACTCAATATGCTGAAATACCTCTTGCTGCTGTCAGTTCAAAGAACCAAAACATG GGTATTGGTAGAGCCTTGTTTAAGGAATTGAAAGAAAGACTTCAAAACGTGGGTATTCTACAATTATTTTGCTGGGCAGATAAGACATCAGAAGGTTTTTGGCTGAAGCAG GGTTTCATACCAGTGGGAGAGGTGGACGGGAAAGGCAAAGCTGGTAGACTACCAGTCAAAGCTAATATTAGGAAGGCATTATCTTTTCCTGGTGGTTCGATGTTGATGGTTGCTCAACTTAAGAAGGTTACAACATCTAAGATCAGTTTACCAC ATAGTATAGGATGCAAGAGTGGTGAAATTGAATTAACAGATGCTGATGATAAAGATGATACTTCTGAGCAGAGACTAAAACGACCACTATGGGAGGCTTCACTTTCTTCACTTAAGTTGAAGAGAATCAGGGGGGCACATCTTATCAGTTGTCCTGTGAAGTCGAATCAGGATTTTCCTTGTGGCAATTGCTTTGCTGGTTCTTCCGGATGCAATGATATGGCAGTGGTTCTGCCAGATCATTCTAGTAGCGCTAGTTATTTGGTAACTGATGATGCAGGGAAGCTTTCAAGTGATACTTGTGAAAAGATGGTGGTAAAGCAAAGTTGCCCCAGGGTAATTTTCATGGACATTGCTAATGATGCCAAAAAGAACCTGCTTACAAAG ATTGTCGAGGAACTTGGGGGCTCTGTCACCTGTGATGGAAGTGACAGCACACATATTATAACTGGAAAAGCAAGGAGGACATTGAACTTTTCTATAGCTTTGTGTTCTGG AGCATGGATAGTTTCCCCAAACTGGTTGAAGTCAAGCTTCAAAGAAGGCAGGTTTGCTG AGGAGTCACAATTCATTCTAGAAGACGAAGATTATTTGTTGAAGTACAAGACTAAGCTGAGAGATGCTGTCGAAAGAGCAAGGAGAAATCCTCACTCCCTGCTTAGAGGATACGATGTCTGCCTAGCTAAGCATATCCAGCCCTCTGCTGCCACCCTCTCAGCCATCATTCAGTCAGCTGGTGGCCAT GTGATAAAAAGCTTAAGCAGCATTTTGGAGCCTTCAAAGACGATCTTCTTGGCGTGCGAGGAGGACATGTCTGAGGCCATGGCAGCTGCGAAGAAAAGCATTTGGACATTCAACAGTGAGTGGTTCATGAACTGTGTCATGAAGCAGGAGCTCGATCTGGAGGCACCTCAGTTCGCCGAGTCCCTTTAA
- the LOC122046112 gene encoding xylose isomerase-like isoform X2: protein MKDWMRFSVAFWHTFRGTGADPFGAPTKSWPWEDGTNSLTIAKRRMRAHFEFMNKLGVDRWCFHDRDIAPDGKTLKETNANLDAVVALAKELQEGTSIKPLWGTAQLFLHPRYMHGAATSSEVAVYAYAAAQVKKAMEVTQYLGGENYLFWGGREGYQSLLNTDMQRELDHMASFLQAAVDYKKKLGFKGNLLLEPKPQEPTKHQYDWDAATTFAFLQKHGLSGEFKLNIECNHATLSGHSCPHDLETARINGLLGNIDANTGDPQIGWDTDQFLTDIAEATLVMLSVVRNGGLAPGGFNFDAKLRRESTDVEDLFIAHISGMDTLARGLRNVAKLIEDGSLAELVRKRYQSFDTEIGAQIEAGKVDFETLEKKTLEWGEPYVPSAKQELAEMIFQSAL, encoded by the exons ATGAAG GACTGGATGCGATTTAGTGTTGCCTTTTGGCACACGTTTCGTGGTACTGGTGCTGATCCTTTTGGTGCCCCAACAAAATCATGGCCATGGGAGGATGGCACAAATTCACTGACTATAGccaaaagaagaa TGCGAGCACACTTTGAGTTTATGAACAAGCTTGGAGTTGATAGGTGGTGCTTCCACGATAGAGATATAGCCCCTGATGGTAAAACACTTAAG GAAACAAATGCAAACTTGGATGCAGTAGTAGCACTTGCTAAGGAGCTTCAG GAAGGGACAAGTATCAAACCATTGTGGGGTACTGCACAACTTTTCTTACATCCACGTTACATGCACGGAGCTGCTACTAG CTCAGAGGTTGCAGTTTATGCTTATGCAGCAGCTCAAGTCAAGAAGGCTATGGAG GTAACTCAATACTTGGGAGGAGAAAACTATCTTTTTTGGGGTGGCCGAGAAGGCTATCAATCCCTTCTTAACACTGATATGCAAAGAGAACTTGATCACATG gcAAGCTTTCTTCAGGCTGCTGTTGATTACAAAAAGAAACTTGGCTTCAAGG GAAAtctgcttttggaacccaagccgCAAGAACCTACAAAACACCA ATATGACTGGGATGCTGCAACAACCTTTGCTTTCCTTCAAAAACATGGCCTTAGTG GAGAATTCAAGTTGAACATCGAATGTAACCATGCTACTTTATCTGGTCATAG CTGTCCTCATGACCTTGAAACTGCAAGGATAAACGGACTACTTGGAAATATAGATGCAAATACTGGCGATCCCCAGATCG GTTGGGACACTGATCAGTTCCTCACAGATATTGCCGAGGCAACCCTTGTTATGCTGAGTGTTGTTCGAAAT GGAGGGCTTGCACCCGGTGGATTCAACTTTGATGCAAAACT GCGGAGGGAGAGCACTGACGTCGAGGATTTGTTCATCGCCCACATATCAGGAATGGACACACTAGCTCGTGGGCTCCGAAATGTTGCGAAACTAATTGAG GATGGTTCCCTTGCGGAGCTTGTCCGAAAACGCTACCAAAGCTTTGACACTGAGATTGGTGCTCAAATTGAG GCTGGGAAAGTTGATTTTGAAACACTTGAAAAGAAGACCTTGGAATGGGGCGAACCATATGTTCCCTCAGCGAAACAG GAACTGGCGGAGATGATATTTCAATCTGCATTGTAG
- the LOC122046133 gene encoding ubiquitin-conjugating enzyme E2 19-like, with product MTRENQDVRDNIPTAAASAGAPSAAKQPAPVTKSPDGQSVLKRLQSELMALMMCGDPCISAFPEGDNIFCWKGTINGSKDTVYEGTVYKLSLAFPTDYPFKPPKVKFDTVCFHPNVDLSGNICLDILQDKWSSAYDVRTILLSIQSLLGEPNNDSPLNNQAAALWSNQEEFRKMVHKLYKPV from the exons ATGACGAGGGAGAACCAGGACGTCCGAGATAACATTCCAACCGCCGCTGCCTCCGCCGGCGCTCCTTCCGCGGCCAAGCAGCCTGCCCCTGTCACAAAGAGTCCCGACGGTCAATCCGTCCTCAAGAG GTTGCAGTCTGAACTGATGGCATTAATG ATGTGTGGAGATCCTTGTATATCGGCCTTCCCTGAGGGAGACAACATCTTTTGCTGGAAAGGAACCATCAATGGCAGCAAGGACACAGTTTATGAGGGCACGGTCTACAAGCTCTCTCTTGCCTTCCCCACTGACTACCCATTCAAGCCTCCCAAGGTGAAGTTTGACACTGTGTGCTTCCATCCAAATGTGGATCTCTCTGGCAACATCTGCTTGGATATTCTTCAG GATAAATGGTCATCTGCATATGATGTTAGAACCATATTACTTTCGATCCAAAGTCTTTTGGGTG AGCCAAACAATGACTCCCCTCTCAACAACCAAGCAGCAGCTCTTTGGTCCAACCAAGAAG AGTTCAGGAAAATGGTACACAAACTGTACAAACCAGTATAG
- the LOC122046112 gene encoding xylose isomerase-like isoform X1, with amino-acid sequence MKIKGTSVLVFVALVLPTVIAESTQTCRANLEAACDGGSSDGWDGEFFPGISKIKYEGPTSKNPLSYKWYNADEEILGKKMKDWMRFSVAFWHTFRGTGADPFGAPTKSWPWEDGTNSLTIAKRRMRAHFEFMNKLGVDRWCFHDRDIAPDGKTLKETNANLDAVVALAKELQEGTSIKPLWGTAQLFLHPRYMHGAATSSEVAVYAYAAAQVKKAMEVTQYLGGENYLFWGGREGYQSLLNTDMQRELDHMASFLQAAVDYKKKLGFKGNLLLEPKPQEPTKHQYDWDAATTFAFLQKHGLSGEFKLNIECNHATLSGHSCPHDLETARINGLLGNIDANTGDPQIGWDTDQFLTDIAEATLVMLSVVRNGGLAPGGFNFDAKLRRESTDVEDLFIAHISGMDTLARGLRNVAKLIEDGSLAELVRKRYQSFDTEIGAQIEAGKVDFETLEKKTLEWGEPYVPSAKQELAEMIFQSAL; translated from the exons ATGAAGATTAAAGGGACTTCTGTTTTGGTCTTTGTGGCTTTGGTACTACCAACTGTT ATTGCAGAAAGTACGCAAACATGTCGAGCAAATCTTGAGGCTGCATGCGATGGTGGTTCTTCAGATGGCTGGGATGGAGAGTTCTTCCCAGGAATCTCAAAGATCAAATACGAA GGTCCAACCAGCAAAAACCCACTTTCTTATAAGTGGTATAATGCTGACGAAGAGATACTTGGCAAGAAAATGAAG GACTGGATGCGATTTAGTGTTGCCTTTTGGCACACGTTTCGTGGTACTGGTGCTGATCCTTTTGGTGCCCCAACAAAATCATGGCCATGGGAGGATGGCACAAATTCACTGACTATAGccaaaagaagaa TGCGAGCACACTTTGAGTTTATGAACAAGCTTGGAGTTGATAGGTGGTGCTTCCACGATAGAGATATAGCCCCTGATGGTAAAACACTTAAG GAAACAAATGCAAACTTGGATGCAGTAGTAGCACTTGCTAAGGAGCTTCAG GAAGGGACAAGTATCAAACCATTGTGGGGTACTGCACAACTTTTCTTACATCCACGTTACATGCACGGAGCTGCTACTAG CTCAGAGGTTGCAGTTTATGCTTATGCAGCAGCTCAAGTCAAGAAGGCTATGGAG GTAACTCAATACTTGGGAGGAGAAAACTATCTTTTTTGGGGTGGCCGAGAAGGCTATCAATCCCTTCTTAACACTGATATGCAAAGAGAACTTGATCACATG gcAAGCTTTCTTCAGGCTGCTGTTGATTACAAAAAGAAACTTGGCTTCAAGG GAAAtctgcttttggaacccaagccgCAAGAACCTACAAAACACCA ATATGACTGGGATGCTGCAACAACCTTTGCTTTCCTTCAAAAACATGGCCTTAGTG GAGAATTCAAGTTGAACATCGAATGTAACCATGCTACTTTATCTGGTCATAG CTGTCCTCATGACCTTGAAACTGCAAGGATAAACGGACTACTTGGAAATATAGATGCAAATACTGGCGATCCCCAGATCG GTTGGGACACTGATCAGTTCCTCACAGATATTGCCGAGGCAACCCTTGTTATGCTGAGTGTTGTTCGAAAT GGAGGGCTTGCACCCGGTGGATTCAACTTTGATGCAAAACT GCGGAGGGAGAGCACTGACGTCGAGGATTTGTTCATCGCCCACATATCAGGAATGGACACACTAGCTCGTGGGCTCCGAAATGTTGCGAAACTAATTGAG GATGGTTCCCTTGCGGAGCTTGTCCGAAAACGCTACCAAAGCTTTGACACTGAGATTGGTGCTCAAATTGAG GCTGGGAAAGTTGATTTTGAAACACTTGAAAAGAAGACCTTGGAATGGGGCGAACCATATGTTCCCTCAGCGAAACAG GAACTGGCGGAGATGATATTTCAATCTGCATTGTAG